One stretch of Methanobacteriaceae archaeon DNA includes these proteins:
- a CDS encoding carboxymuconolactone decarboxylase family protein, with product MQTETKIGKKLYSVQESYWIFYHGIRTMKYLSSAKKNQGLDTKFIERIMLAVTEVNDCAICSYAHTKRALESGMSGEEIHNLLAGIMDDIPDDELAAVMFAQHYADTRGHPTEESWQRIVKIYGTSRALGILGSIRTIMMGNAYGIAWSSFFNRLKGRSDPRSSFLYEARMILGTALIPVALIHALISNLFRKPVISF from the coding sequence ATGCAAACTGAAACTAAAATTGGTAAAAAACTTTATTCCGTGCAGGAATCTTACTGGATCTTTTACCACGGAATAAGGACCATGAAGTACTTATCTTCGGCCAAAAAGAACCAGGGACTAGACACTAAATTCATAGAAAGGATCATGCTGGCAGTTACTGAAGTCAATGACTGTGCCATCTGTTCTTACGCCCACACCAAAAGGGCCTTGGAGAGTGGAATGAGCGGCGAAGAAATCCATAATTTGCTGGCCGGGATTATGGATGATATACCTGATGATGAACTTGCCGCCGTCATGTTTGCCCAGCATTATGCCGATACCCGTGGCCACCCTACTGAGGAATCCTGGCAGCGTATTGTAAAAATCTATGGGACTTCCCGGGCCCTAGGAATTCTTGGTTCTATTCGGACTATCATGATGGGAAATGCTTATGGTATTGCCTGGAGTTCTTTTTTTAACCGGCTGAAAGGAAGGTCGGATCCAAGAAGTAGTTTTTTATATGAGGCCCGTATGATTTTAGGCACGGCTTTAATACCTGTTGCTCTTATTCATGCTTTAATCTCGAATTTGTTTAGAAAACCAGTGATTAGCTTTTAA
- a CDS encoding tetratricopeptide repeat protein has translation MGLFDRLKNAASINNKGIELSKQGKYEEAMQYYEKALKLDPKLEKAWYNKGLALKNLEDYKEALYCFDRAIEIDPKFIRAWSFKGEILGIMGKYGETFSCFDKTLELHPEHVNILTEKSFWLGVTGQYEEALETVNHAIEIDPKFAPAWINKGLLLIKLEKYQEAEESFNKGLELDHDATSTIVNNGFILCKLEKNEEALDCFNKSLELDSCNIVALSNKGAILYALQKFDESLECYEKYLELDPFNFEIIHSRGEIYEKLGRYDEAIKCYDMSGASFKKGLCLNKTKRYEEALKTYNLILKSPHSNTEIILYHKGITLQNLENHKEALKCFENVLKIDPDCEKAKKLAEETKEILDKNNEVLDDTDFNPNGKIEEKINNEIETLPNELEYIKLDVLEEELNEVDKVEKKPKISRLTKLQLKMLNKSLDMDPLHAGTWYDKGVILREIGEYDEALECFETALALKPGYKKALKAKQKILNYINN, from the coding sequence ATGGGTTTATTTGATAGATTAAAAAACGCAGCTTCAATAAATAATAAAGGTATTGAATTATCAAAACAAGGAAAATATGAAGAAGCAATGCAATACTATGAAAAAGCTTTAAAATTAGATCCAAAATTAGAAAAAGCATGGTATAACAAAGGTTTAGCTCTTAAAAACCTTGAAGACTATAAAGAAGCATTATATTGCTTTGATAGAGCTATTGAAATAGATCCTAAGTTTATACGTGCTTGGAGTTTTAAAGGAGAAATCCTTGGAATTATGGGTAAATATGGGGAAACTTTTAGTTGTTTTGATAAAACACTTGAATTACACCCAGAACATGTGAACATACTAACTGAAAAGAGCTTCTGGTTAGGAGTAACAGGACAATATGAAGAAGCGCTTGAAACAGTTAATCATGCTATAGAAATAGATCCAAAATTTGCCCCGGCATGGATCAATAAGGGATTGCTATTAATTAAGCTTGAAAAGTATCAAGAAGCTGAAGAATCATTTAATAAAGGATTAGAATTAGACCATGATGCCACCAGTACAATAGTTAATAATGGATTTATTCTTTGTAAACTTGAAAAGAATGAAGAAGCTTTAGATTGTTTTAATAAATCCCTGGAATTAGATTCATGTAATATTGTAGCATTAAGTAACAAAGGCGCAATTTTATATGCTCTCCAAAAGTTTGATGAATCTTTGGAGTGCTATGAAAAGTATCTGGAACTGGATCCTTTTAATTTTGAAATAATTCATAGTAGGGGGGAAATTTATGAAAAGCTTGGTAGATACGATGAAGCCATAAAATGCTATGATATGAGTGGTGCGTCATTTAAAAAAGGTCTTTGTTTAAATAAAACAAAAAGATATGAAGAAGCACTAAAAACTTATAATTTAATCTTGAAATCTCCACATTCCAATACTGAAATAATATTATACCACAAGGGAATAACCCTTCAAAACCTGGAAAATCACAAAGAAGCGTTGAAATGTTTTGAAAATGTATTAAAAATAGATCCAGATTGTGAAAAGGCCAAAAAACTTGCAGAGGAAACAAAAGAAATTTTAGACAAAAATAATGAAGTTTTAGATGATACTGATTTTAATCCAAATGGAAAAATTGAAGAAAAAATAAATAATGAAATAGAAACCCTACCAAATGAATTAGAATATATAAAATTGGATGTTCTTGAAGAAGAACTAAATGAAGTGGATAAAGTTGAAAAGAAACCGAAAATATCCAGACTTACAAAATTACAGTTAAAAATGTTAAATAAATCATTGGATATGGATCCACTTCATGCTGGAACATGGTATGACAAAGGAGTTATCCTTAGAGAGATTGGAGAATATGATGAAGCACTGGAATGTTTTGAAACTGCTTTAGCACTAAAACCGGGGTATAAAAAAGCTTTAAAAGCTAAACAAAAAATTTTAAACTATATTAATAATTAA
- a CDS encoding L-2-amino-thiazoline-4-carboxylic acid hydrolase codes for MFTVIRIQFNGNISQVLYDINYKLNTMTGYSAEEKSKLLIEFESFNKAIKQFIGKKFGDDFAKTAALQIKKEYNSLLEDMPYIGGSDNPLTITITSTTQYLAVYLVLKRRGKDLKDIGEICYRHADDFFKNNSDEIAPMDNPQVIGFLKYMASESENRIYPGDFVFEFVEGEDFDFGLDFEECAICKFFHEKGADEFVPYMCATDIPESKYGGLGLKRTMTLAEGADKCDFRYKKGDKTEIVSTVINEDDF; via the coding sequence ATGTTTACTGTAATTAGAATACAGTTTAATGGAAATATTTCGCAAGTTCTTTATGATATTAACTACAAATTAAATACTATGACAGGTTATTCTGCAGAAGAAAAATCTAAACTCTTAATAGAATTTGAGAGCTTTAATAAGGCCATTAAACAGTTCATAGGGAAAAAATTTGGTGATGACTTTGCAAAAACTGCTGCTCTTCAAATAAAAAAAGAATATAATTCTCTTCTAGAAGATATGCCATATATTGGAGGTTCTGATAATCCATTAACTATCACTATTACCTCTACCACCCAATATTTGGCTGTTTACTTGGTTTTAAAAAGAAGGGGAAAAGATTTGAAGGATATTGGTGAAATCTGCTACAGGCATGCTGATGATTTTTTTAAAAATAACTCTGATGAGATAGCGCCCATGGATAATCCTCAAGTTATAGGATTTCTTAAATATATGGCCAGTGAATCGGAAAATAGAATATATCCTGGAGATTTTGTTTTTGAATTTGTGGAAGGGGAAGACTTTGATTTTGGTCTGGACTTTGAAGAATGTGCTATATGCAAATTTTTCCATGAGAAAGGGGCTGATGAATTTGTTCCCTACATGTGTGCTACGGATATTCCTGAGAGTAAATATGGTGGCTTGGGCCTAAAAAGGACAATGACTCTGGCCGAGGGTGCTGATAAGTGTGATTTCAGGTATAAAAAAGGGGACAAGACTGAGATTGTTTCTACAGTGATTAATGAGGATGATTTTTAA
- a CDS encoding carotenoid biosynthesis protein, whose product MFKENFKNFSKLRWSLIFIFLMVNVLLIFTYKNSNLLALDSFLVTALLFILAVFHGRERYGGKNIAIFFLITWAVSFFFENLSIATGFPFGFYHYSPSLGLLTVPLIIIFAYFAIGYLAWMLAHVLTDQYAKKLQGKQVFIVPFVAAFLMVMWDLTVDPISSTLQGLWVWTTPGAYFGVPISNFFGWFLVVYLFFQIFALYISRYDILKPEKLSKISNKPYWIEAAVIYGITALGTILSVFYQYNDITISMALITVFTMVFVAILAMVNIMNKKELS is encoded by the coding sequence ATGTTTAAGGAAAATTTTAAAAATTTTAGCAAACTCAGGTGGTCTTTAATATTCATATTTTTAATGGTTAATGTTCTTTTAATTTTCACCTATAAAAACTCTAACTTACTGGCACTGGATTCTTTCCTGGTAACTGCTCTTCTCTTTATTCTAGCAGTATTTCATGGAAGAGAACGATATGGTGGAAAAAACATTGCTATATTTTTCCTGATCACCTGGGCCGTTAGTTTCTTTTTTGAAAATCTGAGTATAGCTACCGGTTTCCCCTTTGGTTTTTATCATTATTCCCCCAGCCTGGGACTCTTAACCGTGCCCCTAATCATAATATTTGCCTATTTTGCCATAGGTTATCTGGCCTGGATGTTGGCCCATGTATTAACGGACCAATATGCTAAAAAACTTCAAGGAAAACAAGTATTTATAGTGCCATTCGTAGCGGCATTTCTCATGGTAATGTGGGATTTGACGGTGGACCCTATTTCATCAACTTTACAGGGCCTCTGGGTCTGGACAACACCCGGAGCCTACTTCGGAGTCCCCATATCCAACTTCTTTGGATGGTTTTTAGTAGTATATCTATTCTTCCAGATATTTGCACTGTATATATCCAGATACGATATTTTAAAACCAGAAAAACTTTCTAAAATATCTAATAAACCTTATTGGATTGAAGCAGCAGTTATTTATGGCATAACTGCCCTGGGAACAATATTATCCGTTTTCTACCAGTACAATGACATTACTATATCCATGGCCCTGATCACGGTTTTCACCATGGTATTTGTGGCCATATTGGCCATGGTTAACATTATGAACAAAAAAGAGTTGAGTTAA
- a CDS encoding alpha/beta hydrolase has product MNEKKLYTKDSVTSYDGTKIGYRQIGSGPGIILLHGGINASQHLMKLATLLSDEFTVYIPDRRGRGMSGPSNNYCIEKEDEDLDAIIKKTGSNYVFGTADGALFALHAAISNSDIHKVVAYEPLIFFGQPGIEEFKTIIQHYDGYMAQGDVAAAMESLTKDSKKYMVINIAPDFILVPIFKLALKLDARKVKGDDVSLQELLPTLHDELEIVQKTEGTLDNYKKVFAKVLLLGGSKTEPMLKETLQALDKIVPHSHLVELEGLNHGSAQDYGNPEPIAQEIKTFLEK; this is encoded by the coding sequence ATGAATGAAAAAAAATTATACACCAAGGATTCTGTAACATCTTATGACGGCACTAAAATTGGATACCGACAAATAGGCAGTGGCCCAGGTATTATTCTTCTGCACGGAGGAATAAATGCATCCCAACACCTTATGAAGCTTGCTACTTTACTCTCAGATGAGTTTACAGTATATATTCCTGACCGTAGGGGGCGTGGGATGAGTGGACCAAGTAATAATTACTGCATAGAAAAGGAAGATGAAGACCTGGATGCCATCATTAAAAAAACTGGTTCAAACTATGTCTTTGGAACGGCTGACGGTGCTTTATTTGCACTGCATGCTGCAATCTCTAATTCAGATATCCATAAAGTTGTGGCCTATGAACCCCTCATCTTCTTTGGACAACCAGGGATTGAAGAATTCAAAACCATCATCCAGCACTATGATGGGTACATGGCCCAGGGTGACGTGGCTGCGGCCATGGAAAGTTTAACCAAGGATTCTAAGAAATATATGGTGATTAATATAGCTCCTGATTTTATTCTGGTTCCTATTTTCAAATTGGCACTAAAATTGGATGCCCGTAAAGTCAAGGGTGATGATGTATCTCTCCAAGAGCTTCTCCCTACATTACACGACGAACTGGAAATCGTTCAAAAAACAGAAGGAACACTCGATAACTACAAAAAGGTTTTTGCAAAAGTATTATTACTGGGCGGCAGCAAAACGGAACCCATGTTAAAAGAAACCCTCCAGGCTCTGGATAAAATAGTCCCTCATTCTCATTTGGTGGAGCTGGAAGGATTAAACCATGGATCTGCACAGGACTATGGTAATCCCGAGCCCATTGCACAGGAAATAAAGACTTTTTTGGAGAAATAA
- a CDS encoding YoaP domain-containing protein, with protein MGDIEIIDLNPDNISDYGVCGYKDLKKHLELRKKIEWFQEYYPKGLRIKIVMSEKGGYQGMLEYIPGEYAHRPVEAKGYLFIHCIFVGFRKEFKGQGMASRLLDECIKEAQDKEMRGVAVVTRKGPFMVGNDIFLNKGFQIVDSVKPDFDLLVKKFDEKSPDPRFREDMGESLKEYSNGLTILRSVQCPYTEKNVNAIIETAKNKFKLETNLVDLKDAPDVQNSPCAFGSFSLIYEGEILSYHPISKTRFENIMKKVLP; from the coding sequence ATGGGCGACATAGAGATAATAGATCTGAATCCAGATAATATATCAGATTATGGTGTTTGCGGGTACAAAGATCTGAAAAAACACTTGGAATTAAGGAAAAAAATTGAGTGGTTCCAGGAATATTACCCTAAAGGATTGCGAATTAAGATAGTAATGTCTGAAAAGGGCGGTTATCAGGGAATGCTGGAATACATTCCTGGAGAATATGCTCACCGCCCGGTGGAAGCCAAGGGGTACTTGTTTATCCACTGCATTTTTGTAGGGTTCCGAAAAGAATTTAAAGGTCAAGGAATGGCTTCCCGGCTACTGGATGAATGTATTAAAGAGGCCCAGGATAAGGAAATGCGGGGAGTGGCCGTAGTCACCAGAAAAGGCCCCTTCATGGTAGGTAATGATATATTCCTGAATAAAGGTTTTCAGATAGTGGATAGTGTTAAACCGGATTTTGATTTGTTGGTAAAGAAGTTTGATGAAAAATCACCCGATCCCAGATTCCGGGAAGATATGGGAGAGTCTTTAAAAGAATACTCTAATGGATTGACCATCCTCCGCTCAGTACAATGCCCCTACACTGAAAAAAATGTTAATGCGATTATAGAAACTGCAAAAAATAAATTCAAACTAGAAACCAATCTGGTTGATTTAAAGGATGCCCCTGATGTTCAAAATTCACCCTGTGCTTTCGGATCATTCAGTCTTATCTATGAGGGTGAAATATTAAGTTATCATCCCATTAGCAAGACCCGATTTGAGAATATAATGAAAAAAGTACTCCCCTGA
- a CDS encoding DUF5518 domain-containing protein has product MDWKTIGIGAFVNAALTICLSWIFLPLFFLGPIAGGFITSYLSKGFEDYEVMDEKDGAVVGTMSGIIGGILICLLLIMGLGNMGAITGFVSTGIGLIVTAYIIIQLSVMVSLILGLIGGILGVVVKK; this is encoded by the coding sequence ATGGATTGGAAAACTATTGGAATAGGTGCGTTCGTTAATGCCGCTTTAACTATTTGCTTGTCATGGATATTCTTACCATTATTCTTTTTAGGCCCTATTGCAGGTGGATTCATAACATCTTACCTCAGTAAAGGATTTGAAGACTATGAGGTAATGGATGAAAAAGATGGGGCCGTAGTAGGGACCATGTCTGGAATAATTGGAGGTATATTAATATGTTTATTATTAATTATGGGTCTGGGGAATATGGGTGCTATTACTGGATTTGTATCTACAGGAATAGGTTTAATAGTAACCGCATATATTATAATTCAATTATCAGTTATGGTAAGCCTAATTTTAGGTTTAATAGGGGGAATCTTGGGTGTGGTCGTTAAAAAGTAA